Part of the Pseudodesulfovibrio mercurii genome is shown below.
GGCCCTCATGTGCGAGACCTCCTTCTCGAAACACAAGCCGGAAAACGTCCACGAACTGATGGACCGCACCGTGCGGGGTCTGGTAAACTCCGCCCTGTTGCGCGGGGACGGGGTGGACGACATCCTGAGCCGCTGGGAGATCGCCGTGGACTACGGCTATCCCGTGCCGAGCCTGACGCGCGACAAGGCGCTGCGCATCCTGCAACCGGGCCTGGAAGCCCTGCGCATCCACTCCCGCGGCCGCTTCGGCGGCTGGAAGTACGAGGTGTCCAACATGGACCACTCGGTCATGCAGGGCGTGGAGTGGGCCGAGCGCATGGTCCTCGGCACCCCCGAAAAAACCTACACAGTGGATTGAACATCATGAATACATCCGTCTATGAAAAACGCCGCGAGGAGCTCAAGAGCGAGATGCGCGCCCGCGGCCTGTCCGCCATGCTCGTGTCCCTGGCGGCCAACCGGTATTACCTGAGCGGCTTCGAGCTGCATGACGCCCAGTGCAACGAATCGTCCGGCTGGCTCGTCGTCACCCCGGACCGGGACTGCCTGTTCACCGACCCCCGCTACCTGGACGCGGCCCGCAAGGTCTGGGACGAGAACGACCTGGGCATCTACACCGCCCGCAAGCACGAGGAGATCGCCGCGTTCCTCCACGGGCGCGGCATCGACACCCTGGGCTTCGAGCCCAAGGCCCTGCACCTCTTCGACTACGACAAGCTGGCCGAACACTTCACCCTGATCTCCACCGAGAACATCGTCGAGTCCCTGCGGATCATCAAGGACGAGGACGAGATCCGGCGCATGGACGCCTCCATGCGCCTGAACCACGAGCTCTTCGAATACATCGAGGGCGAGCTCGTCCCCGGCCGGACCGAAAAGGAGATCGCCTGGCTGGTGGAGAAATTCTTCCGCGAACACGGGGCCCAGGGACTGGCCTTCTCGACCATCGTGGGCGTGGGCCCCAACGCCGCCCTGCCCCACTGCATCCCCGGCGACACCAAACTGCGCGAGAACGACATGGTCCTCATCGACACCGGCTGCCGCCTGCTCGACTACAACTCGGACCAGACCCGGACCTTCTGGGTGGGCGACAAGCCGTCCGACCGCTTTCAAAAGACCATGGCCCAGGTGCGCGCCGCCCAACAGGCCGCCATCGACATCATCCGCCCCGGCCTGTCCTGCGTGGACGCCTACCGCGCCGCCTACGCCGTCTTCGAAAAGGACGGCGTCGAGGCCCTCTTCACCCACGGCCTGGGACACGGCGTGGGACTCGAAACCCACGAACCGCCCTCCCTGTCCCGCGCGGGCCAGGGCAAACTCGAACCCGGCATGGTCGTCACCGTCGAACCCGGCCTCTACGACCCCGCCTGGGGCGGCATCCGCTGGGAATACCAGGTCCTCGTCACCGAAGACGGCTGCCGCGTCATGTAACCACCCCTGAGACCATCAATAAAGGTCGCGGCCCGCTCAAGCGGGCCGCGACCTTTTTTAATGCCTCCGGCGGCCAGAGGGGGAAACTTTTGGAAAAGTTTCCCCCTCTGGACTCCCCCTTCCAAACTTTTTATCGCCGCTTCGCGGGGAGCGAACCCAATAAAAAAGGCCTCCGCCCCTGTATCGGTCAAAGGCCTTCGGTTTTCACTCTTCTGGAGCGATTCGGGTGCGCCAGCACCCGACAGCGGCTCTCCGCGCTCGCACTAGGCTTTCGAGAGTGGGTCAGCTGTGCATTTTTTCCGGCCGCGACAACCGCAGCGTAGCCGCCTACGTGAGGATTGGAGCGGCCGGAAAAAATGTGCAGATGGCCCGCTATCGGAAGCCGCGTAAGGCCCCTATATCTGCAACCGAGCCCCTACTTCGATGACTTGTTCGGAGGGGATGTCGAAGAAGGCCGCCGGGTCCATGCCGTTGCGGGACAGGAAGAGATACAGGCTGGAACGCCAGCGGGCCATGGCCGGGGGGGTGCCGATGGTCAGCTTTTCGCGGCCCAGGAAGAAGCTGGCCGTGTTCATGTCCACGTTCACGCCCTTGTCCCGGCACAGGGTGAAGATCAGGGCCACGGTGGGCTCCTCCATGTAGCCGAAGTGGGCGATGATCCGGTGGATGCCCGAGCCGAACCGCTCCAGTTCGATCTTCTCGAAGTTGGGTACGCGCGGGATCTGCTCGGTGCGGATGTTCAGGAAATAGACTTCGGAATGCAGGACCTTGTTGTGGCGCAGGTTCTGGATCATGGCCACGGGCACGGTGTTGTGGCTGCGGGTCAGGAACACGGCCTGGCCCGGCACGCGCTTGGGCGGGTCGTCGGCGATGCCCTTGAGGAACTCGTCCAGGGGCTTGGTCAGTCCCCGGGCGCGCTCGGCCAGAATCTCGCCGCCGCGCTCCCAGGTGAGCATGACCACCAGGACCAGCAGGGCGATGACCAGGGGGAACCATGCCCCATGGGTGATCTTGGTCATGTTCGCGGCGAAGAACGAGAAGTCCACGGTGAAGAACAGGGCCGTGAGCCCTGCGGCCACGGGCAGCTTCCACTCCCAGCGCTTGCGCATGACGATGTAGAACAGGGTGGCGGTGACGAGCATGCTCGCGGTCACGGCCACGCCGTAGGCCGCGGCCAGGCGGCTGGACGTGCGGAAGCCCAGGACCAGCCCCACGGTGCAGACCATCAGCAGCCAGTTGACCGGGGCCACGTAGATCTGGCCCTTGTGCGAGGCCGAGGTGTGGGTCACGCGCAGCCGGGGCAGGTAGCCCAGCTGGACCGCCTGGGAGGTCAGGGAAAAGGCCCCGGTGATGACCGCCTGGGAGGCCACGATGGTGGCCATGGTGGCCAGGATGACCATGGGGATGATCGCCCAGCGGGGCACGATGGCGTAGAACGGGTGGAAGGCGTCCTGGGGCGTGGACAAGAGGTGCGCGCCCTGGCCGAAGTAATTGAGCAGCAGGGCGGGCAGGGCCACCAGAAACCAGGTCAGCCGGATGGGGCGGCGGCCGAAGTGGCCCAGGTCCGCGTAGATGGCCTCGGCCCCGGTGGCCACCAGGAAGACCGCGCCCAGGACCACGAAGCCGTGCAGCTTGTTGGCGATGAGAAAATGCAGGCCGTGCCAGGGCAGGACGGCCGCCAGCACCGACGGGGTCCTGACCACCTGGTGCAGGCCGATCAGGGCCAGACTGGCCATCCAGATGAGGATGACCGGACCGAACAGGGTGCCGACCTTGGCCGTGCCGTGGCGTTGCAGCAGGAACAGGCTGATCAGGATGGCCAGGGTGATGTGCAGGATGTACGGCTTGAACAGGGGCGTGATGTGCCCGAGCCCCTCCACGGCGCTCAGGACCGAGATGGCCGGGGTGATCATGCCGTCGCCGTAGAGCAGGCAGGCCGCGAACAGGCCGAGAATGACCAGGAACCAGGCCCCCCTGGTCATGTTCTCCTTGCGCGGTTTGACCAGGGTGGTCAGGGCGAGCACCCCGCCCTCGCCGTCGTGGTCGGCGCGCAGGACCATGGTCAGGTACTTGAACGAGACGATGAGCATGAGCGACCAAAAGATCAGGGAGAGCACGCCCAGGACGTTCTCCGGGGTGACCGCGATGCCGTATTCGCCGTGAAAACACTCGCGCAGGGCGTACAGCGGGCTGGTGCCGATGTCGCCGAAGACCACGCCCAGCGCGGCCAGGGACAGGGCCGCCAGTCGTTTGCCGGTGGGATGATCGGTAAATTCCATGCAGGCTCCGATTTGGATTCCGGGCCGCCAAATCCGGCCCGACAGGACGCACCATACCGCCATCAGCCGCCTTGTGCCACCCCCCGCCGACGTCCCGGACGGCCCGCAATCCGGACCTTGACCGCCGCGCCACGCTCTGTCATCAATTTGAATGACACAATGAAAACCTCCGGGGGGGTGGCTTCATGAGCAAGAAAGTGCGCAGCGTTCGTGTGCCCAAGGAATTGGAAACTCTGAACCTTTCGGGTATAATCCGGGAATGCGAGAGCCACTTGCGCGATCTCGAATCCGCCACCCTGCTCAAGCAGCAGGGCAACCAGGAGGCGGCCGAGGCGCTGATGAAGACGCGCCAGGCCGACCTGGGCCGCAAGATCGGGAAACTGGTCTGGGAGGCCCGCGTACACTACGGAAAATCCAGAGAGGACTGATATGAAAGCGAAATCCGCAGCAGAGTCCGAGGTGATCATGACCCACCTCGTCCTGCCCCAGGACGCCAACCCCGCAGGCAACCTGCACGGCGGCGTCATACTCAAGCACGTGGACACGACCGGAGGCGTGGTGGCCAAACGCCACTCGCGCAGCAACACCGTGACCGTATCCATCGACCGCATGGCCTTCAAACAGCCCGCCTACATGGGCGAGCTGCTCATCTTCAAGGCCAGCCTGAACCACGTGGGCCGCACCTCCATGGAGATCGGCGTGCGCGTGGAGGCCGAAAACCTGCGCACCGGCGAGGTCCGCCACACCAACTCCGCCTACCTGACCTACGTGGCCCTGGACGACAACGGCAAACCCGCCGAGGTCCCGCCCCTCAAGCTCGAAACCGAGACCGCCAAGCGCCGCTACCGCGAAGCCGAACTGCGCCGCGAGATGCGCAAGAAGGAACGCGAACTCGAGGAAGGCAAAAAGGTCTGCCGCCAACAGGAACAATGACCAATCAAAAGGGCCGCTTGTAGCGGCCCTTTTGATTGAATGCCTCCGGCGGCCAGAGGGGGAAACTTTTGAAAAAGTTTCCCCCTCTGGACTCCCCCTTCCAAACTTCTTGTCGCCGCTTCGCGGGGAGCGAACACACCCAAAAGGCCTCCGACCCACCACCGAGTCAACGGCCCATATTCTTTCTCTTTCTGGAGCGATTCGGGAGGCGCAGCCACCCGACAGCGGCTCTCCGCGCTCGCACTAGGCTTTCGAGAGTGGGTCAGCCGTGCATTTTTCGAAGGGGGATTTGATCCTCATGTACGGGGTGTACACTGCGGTCAAATCCCCCTTCGAAAAATGTGCGGATGGCCCGCTATCGGAAGCCGCCTACCGTACCCGCTTCTTCTTCCCGCCCTGGGAGCCGATGTAGATGCCTATGAGCGCCAGAGCCACACCGGATAGCTCTATCAGATTGACCGGCTTGTGGAAAAAAAGGATGTCCCAGACAAAGGAGAGGGTCGGCTGCAACAGCAGTATCAACCCGACCAGGGCCCCGCGCACGGTCTGGATGCCCCGGGTGATCAGGAACCAGCCCACGGCGTGGCAGACGAGCGCCAGGGTGGAGATGGCGGCCAGGGACTTGAGCGTGGGGATGACGAAGGACTCGCCCTCGAACAGGGCGAAGCCGCCGAGGATCAGGCCGGTGGCCAGGGCCGCGACCGAGGCCAGGACCAGGGAGTCCATGCGGTCCTTGGCCAGGGCGTACTTGAGCGAGAGCATGTACAGGGCGTAGAAGCAGGCGGTCAGGAGCCCGTAGACCACGCCCAGCCGGTAGTCGGCGGTGAAGTGCGACCAGCCCACGCCGACCATGAGGTAGAGCCCGGCCAGGGCCAGCGGGATGGCCGCGTACATGCGCCCGGACAGACGCTCCTTGAAGAACAGGGCCGAGACCACGGCCAGGGGGATGACCTGGAAGTTGCCGAGCATGGTGGACAGGCCGGGTCCCACAAAGACGATGGCCCGATGCCAGAAGACGAAGTCGCCCGCGAAGAACACGGCGGCCACGCAGCCCCACTTGATCACGGGCGGGGTGAACAGCCGGAGCTTGCCCGCATGGGCCAGGACCGCGAGCATGGCCAGCCCGCCGCCGGTCAGCCGGTAGAACCCGGCCACGTCCGGGGGCAGCCCGGCCAGGACGACCATGACCGAGGAAAAGCTGATCAGCACCGCGCCGATGAAGAGAGCGCTCACGGGGCCACCACCTTGAGCTTGCGCCCCAGGGTGATGCCGGTCTCGTCCACGTCGGCCACGTAGGGCCAGGCCTCCACCCCGGCGTCCAGGGCCTCGTAAAAGAGTTCCGCGTAGACCGGGTCGATGAAGTCCGCCGGGCCGAAGCAGCGCCCGTCGGGCCGCTGGACCAGGAGGAACAGGGCCACGCGCGCCCCGGTCACGGCCAGGGCCATGAGTTCGCGCAGGTGCTTCTGGCCGCGCTCGGTGATCGCGTCCGGGAAGCGGGCCACGTCCTCCTCGACCAGGGTGACGTTCTTGCACTCCACCCACAGATCGCCGCGCGTCCCGGTCAGGTGCGCGTCCAGGCGGCTCTCGCCCACCTTGGCTTCCTTCTGAAAATGCTCGTAGCCGTCCATCTCGGGCAGGGCCCCGGCCCGCCAGGCCGCATGGAGCATGCGGTTGGGCGTCAGCGTGTTCACCCCGACCATGGCCCCGGCCAGATCGAGCGCCTCCAGGGTGTACCGGAGCTTGCGGTCCGGGTTGGCCGCGGGCGAGAGCAGGGCCGTGCCGCCCGGCCGGAGCAGGCCGAGCATGGACCCGGTGTTGTTGGTGTGGGCTTTGAGGAGCGCGCCCCGGTCCGGTCCGTCCAGGGCCACGGCCTCCACGGTGAACCGCTTGATGCGGCGGACAAAGGCGGCGCGGCGGCAGGGCGCGGCAAAGGGAATGCGGGCAACGGGTCTGGGCACGGTCTCTCCTCGGGATCAAAAGCTCTAGGCGATTTCCCGCGCTTTTGCCAGCGGAAACGCGGCCCGGTCCCGGCTACTCCCCGTCCCGGCGCGCCTCCAGGGCCTCGACGATCCTGTGGCCCTCGCCCTCGTACACGGCCCTGTCCGCGTCCGGCGTGGGCGCGGTCACCTCGGGCCAGACGCCGGGCTGCGGCTCCGGTCCCCTGCGGGCCTCGGCGCTCGGTTCGGAATCGACCATGACCGGGGTCCTGCGGATGTCCACGCCGGGTACCGGGGCGCTGAACTCGATGGGTATCTCGTTGGGGTCGAAGGCGTAGATGGAGTGGATGAAGCCGTGGTCCACCACTTCGGAGCACCACACCCCGGCGGCCTCGAGCTTGTCCTTGAGCTCCCAAAGGTCGTCCTCGGCGGCCACGCCGAAGGAGATGTGGTCGAAGGCCACCTTGCCCTTGACCGGGAAGCCGTGGTCCTTCTCGTCCAGCGGCTCCACGCCGTCCCACTCGAAAAAGGCGATCATGTCGTTTTCGGCGATCTCGAAGAAGTAGTGGCGGTAGCCGGGCCTGCCCAGGCCGACCACCAGCCGCATGCCGAGCAGGTCCCGCCAGAACCGGATGGTCGCGTCCATGTCGCCGGTGACCATGGCCAGGTGGTTGATGCCGGTATATCGTGCCATGAGAGTTCTCCTCGCTTGGTTTCCGGGCAGGCTACCATGGCCGGGGAAGGGAGGAAAGGAGAACCGGACGCGGACGCGGCAGGGTCCGGGCCGGGCGCGAAAAAAGCCCCGGACCGGGGGCCGGGGCCTGTGTCTACGCCTGGACGCGCTGTCCGCGCCGCCGCATGAAGAGCGTCAGGGCCAGCAGGCCGAGCCCCATGATGACGAAGGTGCCGGGTTCGGGCACCGGCGTGGTGCTGTTGAACGGGACGTCGTGCTGCTCGATGTGCGCGTAGTAGGACTCCGCGATGAGGGTGCCGTCGATGCTGCCCCAGCCGCTGCCCTCGCCGTATGCGCCGTTCACGGAGGCGAACGGGGCCAGGATGGAGCCCTGGACGCCGACGCTGTCCAGATACAGCAGGTCGGCCTCGTAGAAATTGAACAGGACGTTCTCGCGGTAGGCCGTGAGATCTCCCATGCCTATGCCGACCAGCCCGGAGACGTCGCCGGAGACGTTGATCAGGATGGTCGATCCGTCGGCCACGCCGTCGAGGCTCAGCTCGGTGCTGCCCATGAGTTCGAGGCCGTCGAGGTTGAATACCTGCAACAGCGACGTGCCG
Proteins encoded:
- a CDS encoding M24 family metallopeptidase, with the translated sequence MNTSVYEKRREELKSEMRARGLSAMLVSLAANRYYLSGFELHDAQCNESSGWLVVTPDRDCLFTDPRYLDAARKVWDENDLGIYTARKHEEIAAFLHGRGIDTLGFEPKALHLFDYDKLAEHFTLISTENIVESLRIIKDEDEIRRMDASMRLNHELFEYIEGELVPGRTEKEIAWLVEKFFREHGAQGLAFSTIVGVGPNAALPHCIPGDTKLRENDMVLIDTGCRLLDYNSDQTRTFWVGDKPSDRFQKTMAQVRAAQQAAIDIIRPGLSCVDAYRAAYAVFEKDGVEALFTHGLGHGVGLETHEPPSLSRAGQGKLEPGMVVTVEPGLYDPAWGGIRWEYQVLVTEDGCRVM
- a CDS encoding potassium transporter Kup, whose product is MEFTDHPTGKRLAALSLAALGVVFGDIGTSPLYALRECFHGEYGIAVTPENVLGVLSLIFWSLMLIVSFKYLTMVLRADHDGEGGVLALTTLVKPRKENMTRGAWFLVILGLFAACLLYGDGMITPAISVLSAVEGLGHITPLFKPYILHITLAILISLFLLQRHGTAKVGTLFGPVILIWMASLALIGLHQVVRTPSVLAAVLPWHGLHFLIANKLHGFVVLGAVFLVATGAEAIYADLGHFGRRPIRLTWFLVALPALLLNYFGQGAHLLSTPQDAFHPFYAIVPRWAIIPMVILATMATIVASQAVITGAFSLTSQAVQLGYLPRLRVTHTSASHKGQIYVAPVNWLLMVCTVGLVLGFRTSSRLAAAYGVAVTASMLVTATLFYIVMRKRWEWKLPVAAGLTALFFTVDFSFFAANMTKITHGAWFPLVIALLVLVVMLTWERGGEILAERARGLTKPLDEFLKGIADDPPKRVPGQAVFLTRSHNTVPVAMIQNLRHNKVLHSEVYFLNIRTEQIPRVPNFEKIELERFGSGIHRIIAHFGYMEEPTVALIFTLCRDKGVNVDMNTASFFLGREKLTIGTPPAMARWRSSLYLFLSRNGMDPAAFFDIPSEQVIEVGARLQI
- a CDS encoding acyl-CoA thioesterase, with amino-acid sequence MKAKSAAESEVIMTHLVLPQDANPAGNLHGGVILKHVDTTGGVVAKRHSRSNTVTVSIDRMAFKQPAYMGELLIFKASLNHVGRTSMEIGVRVEAENLRTGEVRHTNSAYLTYVALDDNGKPAEVPPLKLETETAKRRYREAELRREMRKKERELEEGKKVCRQQEQ
- a CDS encoding DMT family transporter; the encoded protein is MSALFIGAVLISFSSVMVVLAGLPPDVAGFYRLTGGGLAMLAVLAHAGKLRLFTPPVIKWGCVAAVFFAGDFVFWHRAIVFVGPGLSTMLGNFQVIPLAVVSALFFKERLSGRMYAAIPLALAGLYLMVGVGWSHFTADYRLGVVYGLLTACFYALYMLSLKYALAKDRMDSLVLASVAALATGLILGGFALFEGESFVIPTLKSLAAISTLALVCHAVGWFLITRGIQTVRGALVGLILLLQPTLSFVWDILFFHKPVNLIELSGVALALIGIYIGSQGGKKKRVR
- the sfsA gene encoding DNA/RNA nuclease SfsA, producing the protein MPRPVARIPFAAPCRRAAFVRRIKRFTVEAVALDGPDRGALLKAHTNNTGSMLGLLRPGGTALLSPAANPDRKLRYTLEALDLAGAMVGVNTLTPNRMLHAAWRAGALPEMDGYEHFQKEAKVGESRLDAHLTGTRGDLWVECKNVTLVEEDVARFPDAITERGQKHLRELMALAVTGARVALFLLVQRPDGRCFGPADFIDPVYAELFYEALDAGVEAWPYVADVDETGITLGRKLKVVAP
- a CDS encoding VOC family protein, with translation MARYTGINHLAMVTGDMDATIRFWRDLLGMRLVVGLGRPGYRHYFFEIAENDMIAFFEWDGVEPLDEKDHGFPVKGKVAFDHISFGVAAEDDLWELKDKLEAAGVWCSEVVDHGFIHSIYAFDPNEIPIEFSAPVPGVDIRRTPVMVDSEPSAEARRGPEPQPGVWPEVTAPTPDADRAVYEGEGHRIVEALEARRDGE